A single genomic interval of Oreochromis aureus strain Israel breed Guangdong linkage group 12, ZZ_aureus, whole genome shotgun sequence harbors:
- the tars1 gene encoding threonine--tRNA ligase 1, cytoplasmic, with protein MAEKTVVDKMSELQVDEGKKEGTGSGKDGGKKKGNNAAGDSGGRAELSPQPQYIEERLTLYTKLKAEHDALMAERAAKDSKPIKVTLPDGKVVEAESWKTTPYKVACGISQGLADNTVIAKVNNSVWDLDRPLEEDCSLQLLKFDDEEAQAVYWHSSAHIMGEAMERVYGGCLCYGPPIENGFYYDMFLENNEGVSSNDFPCLESLCKKIIKEKQPFERLEIKKETLLEMFKYNKFKCRILNEKVTTPTTTVYRCGPLIDLCRGPHVRHTGKIKALKIHKNSSTYWEGKADMETLQRIYGISFPDPKMLKDWEKFQEEAKNRDHRKLGREQDLFFFHDLSPGSCFFLPKGAFIYNTLIEFIRSEYRKRGFQEVVTPNIYNSKLWQTSGHWQHYSENMFSFEVEKEIFALKPMNCPGHCLMFDHRPRSWRELPLRMADFGVLHRNELSGALTGLTRVRRFQQDDAHIFCSMDQIESEIKGCLDFLRTVYDVFGFTFKLNLSTRPEKFLGDPEVWDQAEKQLENSLNEFGEKWVLNPGDGAFYGPKIDIQIKDAIGRYHQCATIQLDFQLPIRFNLTFVSHDGDDKKRPVIIHRAILGSVERMIAILTENYGGKWPLWLSPRQVMVVPVGPTCEEYAEKVKQEFHSSGLMTDVDLDPGCTLNKKIRNAQLAQYNFILVVGEKEKTSNTVNVRTRDNKVHGEHSVEECIKRLKQLKTSRCRNAEEEF; from the exons ATGGCTGAAAAGACTGTCGTGGATAAAATGAGCGAATTACAAGTGGACGAAGGCAAAAAG GAAGGAACTGGAAGTGGTAAAGATGGAGGAAAGAAGAAGGGTAACAATGCTGCTGGAGACTCTGGAGGCAGGGCTGAG ctgtcgCCACAGCCTCAGTACATTGAGGAGCGTCTTACTTTGTACACAAAGCTGAAAGCAGAGCATGATGCTCTGATGGCAGAAAGAGCTGCAAAGGATAGCAAACCTATCAAGGTTACTCTGCCTGATGGAAAGGTTGTTGAGGCCGAGTCCTGGAAGACCACGCCATATAAGGTGGCCTGTGGCATCAG TCAAGGCCTTGCTGACAACACGGTGATTGCCAAAGTAAACAATAGTGTATGGGACCTGGACAGACCTTTAGAAGAAGACTGCAGCCTTCAGTTGCTCAAGTTTGATGATGAGGAAGCTCAAGCT gTTTACTGGCACTCCAGTGCTCATATCATGGGTGAAGCAATGGAAAGGGTGTATGGGGGCTGCCTCTGCTACGGTCCCCCTATCGAGAATGGCTTCTACTATGACATGTTCCTAGAAAACAATGA GGGTGTATCGAGCAATGACTTCCCCTGTCTGGAGAGTTTGTGCAAGAAAATCATCAAGGAGAAGCAGCCATTTGAGAGGCTCGAGATAAAGAAGGAAACTCTCTTGGAAATGTTCAAG taCAACAAGTTTAAGTGCCGCATTCTGAATGAGAAAGTCACCACACCTACTACCACAGTCTACAG ATGTGGTCCCTTAATTGATTTATGCCGGGGACCCCATGTGAGACACACTGGAAAAATCAAGGCACTCAAGATACACAAG AATTCATCCACATACTGGGAGGGAAAGGCGGACATGGAAACCCTCCAGAGGATCTATGGAATCTCCTTTCCTGACCCCAAAATGCTTAAAGACTGGGAAAAGTTTCAGGAGGAGGCCAAGAACAGAGATCACCGCAAACTGGGCCGG GAGCAGGACCTGTTCTTCTTCCATGACCTGAGTCCAGGGAGCTGCTTTTTCCTGCCTAAGGGAGCGTTCATCTACAACACCCTGATTGAGTTCATCAGA AGTGAGTACAGGAAGAGGGGCTTCCAGGAGGTTGTGACTCCCAATATCTACAACAGCAAACTCTGGCAGACATCTGGGCATTGGCAGCACTACAGCGAGAACATGTTCTCCTTCGAGGTTGAAAAGGAGATCTTCGCTCTCAAGCCCATGAACTGCCCTGGACACTG TTTGATGTTTGATCACCGGCCTCGCTCCTGGAGAGAGCTGCCTCTTCGCATGGCCGACTTTGGTGTCCTGCACAGGAACGAGCTGTCAGGAGCTCTGACTGGCCTCACCCGTGTCCGCCGCTTCCAGCAGGACGATGCTCACATCTTCTGCTCCATGGACCAG ATTGAGTCGGAGATCAAGGGATGCCTGGACTTCCTGCGGACTGTTTATGATGtctttggcttcacttttaaactcAACCTTTCCACGAGACCAGAGAAGTTCCTGGGAGACCCAGAGGTCTGGGACCAAGCAGAGAAG CAACTGGAGAATAGCTTGAATGAATTCGGAGAGAAATGGGTTCTAAACCCAGGTGACGGAGCTTTCTACGGACCCAAG ATCGACATTCAGATCAAGGATGCCATTGGTCGATACCATCAGTGCGCTACTATTCAGCTCGATTTCCAGCTCCCCATCCGCTTTAACCTCACATTTGTCAG CCATGATGGTGACGACAAGAAGAGACCTGTGATCATCCACAGAGCAATCCTGGGATCAGTAGAGAGGATGATCGCTATTCTCACTGAAAACTACGGGGGCAAATG GCCTCTGTGGCTCTCTCCTCGTCAAGTGATGGTCGTACCCGTGGGACCAACCTGTGAAGAGTATGCCGAGAAA GTCAAGCAGGAATTCCACAGCAGCGGCCTCATGACTGACGTGGATCTCGACCCCGGCTGCACCCTGAACAAAAAGATCAGAAATGCACAGTTGGCGCAGTATAACTTCATCCTGG TGGTGGGAGAGAAGGAGAAGACAAGCAACACAGTGAACGTACGCACCCGAGACAACAAAGTCCACGGCGAGCACAGTGTGGAGGAGTGCATCAAGCGCCTCAAACAGCTCAAGACCTCCAGGTGTCGGAACGCCGAAGAGGAATTCTAA